A region of Ignatzschineria larvae DSM 13226 DNA encodes the following proteins:
- the dapA gene encoding 4-hydroxy-tetrahydrodipicolinate synthase produces MFGGSIVAIVTPMFPDGRIDYDTFEKLVEFHIENKTDAIVAVGTTGESATVNFDEHREVVKRVVQYVNGRVPVIAGTGGNSTEEAIRLTHWAAEDGADACLLVAPYYNKPPQEGLYQHFKLIAETVDIPQILYNVPGRTCSDIQVDTVARLAELKNIVAIKEASTFERVEQLIRRVGDKIDVLTGEDGIAAKCVLAGAKGVISVTANIAPLQMHDMIAAALAGNETEAYAINDKIKELHHVLFLETNPIPVKWVLQEMKKIHAGIRLPLVPLNKQYHLTVREAMKNAGIYS; encoded by the coding sequence ATGTTTGGTGGTAGTATTGTGGCGATTGTCACACCGATGTTCCCTGATGGTCGAATTGATTACGATACATTTGAAAAGTTAGTCGAATTTCATATTGAAAATAAAACAGATGCAATTGTTGCTGTGGGTACAACCGGTGAGTCTGCAACAGTGAATTTTGATGAACATCGTGAAGTAGTTAAACGTGTTGTTCAGTATGTCAATGGGCGTGTACCGGTAATTGCTGGAACAGGTGGCAATTCTACAGAAGAGGCGATTCGTCTAACTCATTGGGCAGCTGAAGATGGAGCCGATGCATGCTTACTTGTGGCACCTTATTACAATAAACCGCCACAGGAAGGGCTCTATCAACATTTCAAGTTAATTGCTGAAACAGTGGATATCCCTCAAATTCTCTATAATGTACCAGGAAGAACTTGCTCAGATATCCAAGTCGATACAGTCGCGAGATTAGCAGAGCTTAAAAATATTGTGGCGATTAAAGAAGCAAGTACTTTCGAGCGCGTTGAGCAATTGATTCGTCGTGTTGGGGATAAAATAGATGTTTTAACGGGCGAAGATGGAATTGCGGCAAAGTGTGTATTAGCAGGGGCAAAAGGTGTTATTTCTGTTACCGCAAATATAGCTCCTCTTCAAATGCATGACATGATTGCAGCAGCATTAGCAGGTAATGAGACTGAAGCATATGCTATAAATGATAAGATTAAAGAGTTACATCATGTACTCTTTTTAGAAACAAACCCCATTCCTGTAAAGTGGGTTTTACAAGAGATGAAAAAAATTCACGCGGGTATTCGCCTTCCCCTTGTACCGTTAAATAAACAGTATCATTTGACCGTTCGCGAAGCGATGAAAAATGCAGGGATTTATTCATAA
- the bamC gene encoding outer membrane protein assembly factor BamC, with translation MSSSQVNPLEYPPSLVKTTRTDTVATTTLKEYRQHQKQVAQKVLPTGDNAGLTFIESENGRRWINTGHSPDYVWQQIQQLVRQLGLEIESQTPEAGIIETKWAENQANVDDGFIRGLIRKVAGSLLGSTSKDKFKIRLERDGDRVLVFVTHYALKDEATGNDQQFHKWVESAGDPELEAEFLARLSARLGVGGDGLSALGKEGIPAIDREGMHITVSNRSQQDVWKQLGEILDDGAEFNILEQYSGINTYRVGRVIKKRRFFFFTRYDREGEVYYIRVNESANGTAIDILPVLTVNHLEEMVDKISTKLQ, from the coding sequence TTGTCATCATCGCAAGTGAATCCACTTGAGTATCCACCAAGCTTAGTGAAGACAACAAGAACAGATACTGTAGCGACTACGACACTTAAAGAGTATCGGCAACATCAAAAACAAGTTGCACAAAAAGTATTACCTACAGGGGATAATGCTGGTTTAACCTTCATTGAATCTGAAAATGGTCGACGTTGGATTAATACTGGGCATTCACCAGATTATGTTTGGCAACAGATACAGCAACTTGTGCGTCAGCTTGGTTTAGAAATCGAGTCCCAGACCCCTGAAGCCGGTATTATCGAAACTAAATGGGCTGAAAACCAAGCGAATGTAGATGATGGCTTTATTCGTGGTTTAATTCGTAAAGTCGCAGGAAGCTTACTAGGTTCGACCTCTAAAGATAAATTTAAAATTCGTTTAGAGCGCGATGGTGATCGAGTGCTTGTATTTGTAACACATTACGCATTGAAAGATGAAGCAACGGGTAATGATCAGCAATTCCATAAATGGGTTGAATCGGCAGGTGATCCTGAGCTTGAAGCTGAATTCTTAGCACGACTATCTGCGCGATTAGGCGTGGGAGGTGATGGGCTTAGTGCCTTGGGAAAGGAGGGGATCCCCGCTATTGACCGGGAGGGGATGCATATTACTGTCAGTAATAGATCGCAACAGGATGTATGGAAACAACTTGGTGAAATCTTAGATGATGGCGCTGAATTTAATATCTTAGAACAATATTCAGGTATCAATACTTATCGAGTTGGTCGAGTTATCAAAAAACGTCGTTTCTTCTTCTTTACTCGTTATGACCGTGAGGGTGAAGTGTACTACATTCGTGTCAATGAATCGGCTAATGGTACCGCGATAGATATTTTACCTGTTTTGACAGTTAATCATTTAGAAGAAATGGTAGATAAAATTTCTACCAAGCTGCAGTAA
- the mutL gene encoding DNA mismatch repair endonuclease MutL translates to MGQKIAKLDPHVINQIAAGEVVERPASVVKELVENSIDANATEIVIDIRAGGIEQIIVQDNGSGIAKEDLSLALSSHSTSKIRSANDLEEIATLGFRGEALPSIAAVSRLTLISREAGTEYAFKVQSKGHDEINEPMPASLPQGTRIEVFDLFFNVPARRKFLRTERTELSHIETLVKRLALIRFDISFTLIHNGREIFSAPIAETMAQKQARIGQVFNQEFLDNCFHFSHTKEVVIDDVGTTRILTLEGWVAKPTFFRNNNEWQYVYVNGRMVKDRLVAHAIRQAYRDVMYSDKHPAFVVYFTLDPAAVDVNAHPQKHEVRFRESRIVHNFLFSTFNHVISRPEVLEGSDALPVVASIEDKQPLSAQEAPSESSAIANQRQTGLSFGNQYGGQGKPYKPLNLYEAIGAGRNISNSSGQQVFTELTDETSSTALNHSATDKIGNKNDQDFDPDDAPLGYALGQLHEAYILAENRQGLVMVDMHAAHERIIYERFKSAVDTDKGIVRQALLIPKTIEVTSKEIALVEEFQAELHSIGLILEVLSHNSIVVREVPASLIRANIEKLVSEVLRDFDRYGSSQKITEHIHDILSTMACHSAIRHHRRLTLPEMNALLRDMERTERSGQCNHGRPTWRSLALTDLDKLFLRGE, encoded by the coding sequence ATGGGGCAGAAAATTGCGAAACTTGATCCGCATGTCATTAACCAGATTGCCGCTGGTGAAGTGGTTGAGAGACCGGCTTCAGTTGTGAAAGAGTTAGTTGAGAATAGTATTGATGCCAATGCCACTGAAATTGTGATAGATATTCGAGCAGGTGGCATTGAACAGATTATTGTACAAGATAATGGGAGTGGGATTGCTAAGGAGGATTTAAGCCTTGCTTTATCAAGTCATTCCACGAGTAAGATTCGTTCAGCCAATGATCTAGAAGAGATTGCCACTTTAGGTTTTAGAGGAGAAGCGCTACCGAGTATTGCGGCAGTTTCTCGCTTAACACTTATTTCTCGAGAAGCGGGAACAGAGTATGCCTTTAAAGTACAGAGCAAAGGGCATGATGAAATTAATGAGCCGATGCCGGCATCGCTTCCCCAAGGCACTCGAATCGAAGTTTTTGATCTCTTTTTTAATGTGCCGGCAAGACGGAAATTTTTGCGTACTGAGAGAACAGAGCTAAGTCATATTGAAACTTTAGTAAAACGCCTAGCGCTTATTCGTTTCGATATTAGTTTCACTCTTATTCATAATGGGCGTGAGATCTTTTCAGCGCCTATTGCTGAGACAATGGCGCAAAAACAGGCAAGAATTGGGCAAGTTTTTAATCAAGAATTTTTAGATAATTGTTTTCACTTTTCACATACTAAAGAAGTGGTGATTGATGATGTGGGAACAACTCGAATTTTAACGTTAGAAGGTTGGGTTGCTAAGCCTACTTTTTTCCGCAATAACAATGAATGGCAGTATGTCTATGTCAATGGGCGAATGGTAAAAGATCGTCTTGTGGCGCATGCGATTCGTCAAGCTTATCGAGATGTTATGTACAGTGATAAGCATCCTGCTTTTGTGGTCTATTTTACGCTTGATCCTGCTGCGGTAGATGTCAATGCTCATCCCCAAAAACATGAGGTGCGGTTTCGAGAGTCGCGAATTGTTCATAACTTTCTTTTTAGCACCTTTAATCATGTCATCTCTCGGCCGGAAGTTCTAGAGGGGAGTGATGCGCTTCCGGTTGTGGCTTCAATAGAGGATAAACAGCCTTTATCAGCACAAGAAGCGCCATCAGAGAGTAGTGCCATTGCAAATCAACGACAAACAGGACTCTCTTTTGGTAATCAATATGGTGGGCAGGGTAAGCCTTATAAGCCTCTTAATCTCTATGAAGCAATCGGTGCCGGTCGCAATATATCAAATTCATCAGGGCAACAAGTATTTACCGAACTAACAGATGAAACTTCTTCAACGGCGCTTAATCATTCAGCTACTGATAAAATTGGCAATAAAAATGATCAAGATTTCGATCCTGATGATGCACCGTTAGGCTATGCGCTCGGACAACTTCATGAAGCCTATATTTTGGCGGAGAATCGGCAGGGTTTAGTGATGGTAGATATGCATGCCGCTCATGAGCGGATTATTTATGAGCGTTTTAAGAGTGCAGTGGATACGGATAAAGGGATTGTCAGACAAGCCTTGTTAATTCCTAAAACTATTGAAGTAACCTCGAAAGAGATTGCGCTTGTAGAGGAATTTCAGGCAGAACTTCACTCAATAGGTTTGATTTTAGAAGTATTAAGTCATAATTCCATTGTAGTACGAGAGGTTCCGGCAAGTTTAATTCGCGCTAATATCGAGAAATTAGTGAGCGAAGTGTTACGAGATTTTGACCGCTATGGGTCTAGTCAAAAGATTACGGAACATATCCATGATATTCTTTCAACGATGGCTTGTCATAGCGCTATTCGTCATCATCGGCGTTTAACCTTACCAGAGATGAATGCGCTACTTCGAGATATGGAGCGTACAGAACGATCAGGGCAGTGTAATCATGGTCGCCCTACTTGGCGGTCGTTAGCATTGACTGATTTAGATAAACTCTTTTTACGAGGTGAATAG
- the aroE gene encoding shikimate dehydrogenase: protein MNSTILQRCVIFGNPIAQSKSPEMQMQFARNAGVNLEYLKVLTPLDDLAGTLKHWVNQGIVGANITVPFKEEIYRLCDDLTPEARTAKAVNTIRIQEGKIYGHNTDGIGLIRDMTELKGIQIAGKRILVLGAGGAVRGIMQPLLDQKPHSVMLSNRTLIKAEQLVQEFANSTQCDISAMAWHDLQDEFDLIINGTSASLQQDFPALPQGTIGSDTIGYDLVYSNQPTIFMEYIYDNGGKKAYDGLGMLIEQGVYAFEFWFGKKPSIDGVMAIFGR from the coding sequence GTGAATTCAACAATCTTACAACGATGCGTTATTTTTGGTAATCCTATTGCGCAATCAAAATCTCCAGAGATGCAGATGCAGTTTGCTCGTAATGCCGGTGTCAATCTTGAGTATTTAAAGGTTCTAACGCCGCTCGATGATCTTGCAGGAACCTTAAAGCATTGGGTCAATCAAGGGATTGTTGGGGCTAATATTACCGTTCCGTTTAAAGAGGAGATATATCGATTGTGTGATGATTTAACACCTGAAGCTCGTACAGCGAAAGCCGTCAATACAATTCGTATTCAAGAAGGGAAGATCTACGGACATAATACTGATGGTATTGGACTTATTCGGGATATGACCGAGCTAAAAGGAATTCAAATTGCCGGCAAGCGCATTTTAGTATTAGGTGCCGGTGGCGCAGTTCGCGGCATTATGCAACCGCTTTTAGATCAAAAACCGCATTCTGTGATGTTGAGTAATCGTACTTTGATTAAAGCAGAGCAATTAGTCCAAGAGTTTGCAAATAGTACACAATGTGATATTTCAGCGATGGCTTGGCATGATTTACAGGATGAGTTTGATCTGATTATTAATGGGACAAGTGCCTCACTGCAACAAGATTTCCCGGCATTACCACAAGGAACGATCGGTAGCGATACTATCGGTTATGATCTTGTTTATAGCAATCAACCCACTATTTTTATGGAATATATCTACGATAATGGTGGTAAAAAAGCCTATGATGGCTTAGGGATGCTCATTGAGCAAGGCGTATACGCCTTTGAATTTTGGTTCGGGAAGAAGCCCTCGATAGATGGTGTAATGGCGATCTTTGGGCGGTAA
- the ubiE gene encoding bifunctional demethylmenaquinone methyltransferase/2-methoxy-6-polyprenyl-1,4-benzoquinol methylase UbiE, with translation MSEEKTHFGYQTVDRDEKEAKVAEVFHSVASRYDVMNDVMSFGIHRLWKNTAMSLSGARRGQKVLDLAGGTGDLTKRLSQRVGAEGLVVLSDINESMLEEGRKRLINEGIVGNVEFKQINAEQIPFEDATFDLVTIGFGLRNVTDKMKALKEMRRVLKPGGRLLVLEFSKPVVPGLGTLYDFYSFQIIPRMGELIAKDGDSYRYLSESIRMHPPQEELRDMMLEAGFDEVDYKNLTGGIVAIHRGFVY, from the coding sequence ATGTCTGAAGAAAAAACCCATTTTGGTTATCAAACGGTCGATCGTGATGAGAAAGAAGCGAAAGTTGCAGAAGTGTTTCACTCAGTTGCGAGCCGCTATGATGTGATGAATGATGTGATGAGTTTTGGGATTCATCGCCTTTGGAAAAATACAGCGATGAGCTTATCAGGGGCAAGACGCGGTCAGAAAGTATTGGATCTTGCCGGCGGCACTGGGGATTTGACGAAACGTTTAAGTCAACGTGTGGGTGCTGAAGGCTTAGTGGTTTTATCAGATATCAACGAATCAATGTTAGAAGAAGGTCGTAAACGTCTTATCAATGAAGGGATTGTCGGCAATGTGGAATTTAAACAGATTAATGCCGAACAGATTCCCTTTGAAGATGCGACATTTGACCTTGTTACGATCGGTTTTGGACTTCGTAATGTAACGGATAAAATGAAAGCGCTCAAAGAGATGCGCCGAGTCTTAAAACCTGGCGGTCGTCTTTTGGTGTTAGAGTTTTCTAAACCGGTGGTTCCAGGATTAGGGACGCTTTATGATTTCTATTCATTCCAAATTATTCCACGTATGGGGGAGTTAATTGCAAAAGATGGTGATAGCTATCGCTATCTCTCTGAATCGATTCGGATGCATCCACCACAAGAAGAGCTTCGCGATATGATGCTTGAAGCGGGATTTGATGAAGTGGATTATAAAAATTTAACCGGCGGGATTGTGGCAATTCATCGAGGATTTGTCTATTAA
- the ubiB gene encoding ubiquinone biosynthesis regulatory protein kinase UbiB → MISRGLRMIKIWWVFLRFGLYDLAFMVPGLRHLRFLKPVLSLFNGYKTTPLPVRIRLALEQLGPTFIKLGQALSTRYDLLDKEIVDELVKLQDSVPPFPSDVAINIIEKAYQKPLNQIFRSFDETPIAAASIAQVHGAVLLNGQEVVVKVVRPGIQKVIKRDIGLMEVLAYTIERYYPDGKRLRPVEIVEEHARTILNELDLTIEAANGAQLRENFKGSRALYVPEIYLDYVRKNVFVMERISGVPVGDIETLKALGVDIPLLAKRSVDIFFTQVFEHSFFHADMHPGNIFVDVTNPKDPTYIALDFGIIGTLNEDDQHYLASNFLAFFNRDYLKVAELHVESGWVPPDTPVGDFEAVIRSLCEPVFNKLLKDISFGGFLLSLFQTARRFKMEMQPQLMLLQKTLFAIEGLGRELYPDLDLWETAKPYLVDFVKRKRGPKAIIKRYKHDLPIWLEQIPDMMQNGNIVFRQAVKGELKVNLAQTQWEQLQAIQSEESKRRILGGVGAVFLLALLLKWDDLSLWGTVSISLLGLFFFYLSLRKRR, encoded by the coding sequence ATGATTTCTCGTGGTTTGCGTATGATTAAAATCTGGTGGGTATTCCTCAGATTTGGTCTATATGATCTTGCTTTTATGGTGCCAGGACTGCGGCATCTTCGGTTTCTTAAACCGGTGTTGTCTCTTTTTAATGGTTATAAAACAACGCCATTGCCGGTGCGTATTCGCCTTGCTTTAGAACAACTTGGACCGACGTTTATTAAATTAGGGCAGGCGCTCTCAACGAGATATGATCTGCTTGATAAAGAGATTGTCGATGAGTTAGTAAAGCTACAAGATAGTGTGCCACCATTTCCAAGTGATGTAGCGATCAATATTATTGAAAAGGCTTATCAAAAGCCGCTTAATCAAATATTCCGCTCTTTTGATGAAACGCCGATTGCAGCAGCCTCTATTGCACAGGTACATGGGGCTGTACTACTCAATGGTCAAGAGGTGGTTGTTAAAGTTGTGCGCCCTGGCATTCAGAAAGTGATTAAACGAGATATCGGCTTGATGGAAGTGCTTGCATACACTATTGAACGCTACTATCCGGATGGTAAACGGCTTCGCCCTGTGGAGATTGTAGAAGAGCATGCGCGGACAATTTTGAATGAACTCGATTTGACAATTGAAGCCGCAAATGGCGCGCAATTAAGAGAGAATTTTAAAGGTTCAAGAGCGCTCTATGTGCCTGAAATATATCTTGATTATGTCCGTAAAAATGTCTTTGTGATGGAGCGTATTTCCGGCGTTCCTGTCGGCGATATTGAAACCTTAAAAGCTTTAGGAGTAGATATCCCGTTACTTGCTAAACGAAGTGTCGATATCTTCTTTACCCAAGTCTTTGAGCATAGTTTTTTCCATGCAGATATGCATCCCGGTAATATCTTTGTGGATGTGACAAATCCGAAAGATCCCACTTATATTGCACTAGATTTCGGTATTATTGGGACATTGAATGAAGATGATCAGCATTATCTAGCAAGTAACTTTTTAGCCTTTTTTAATCGAGATTATCTTAAAGTTGCAGAACTCCATGTGGAATCTGGTTGGGTACCGCCAGATACACCGGTGGGAGATTTTGAAGCCGTTATTCGCTCATTATGTGAACCCGTTTTCAATAAGCTTTTAAAAGATATCTCTTTTGGTGGTTTTCTATTATCACTCTTTCAAACGGCGCGTCGCTTTAAAATGGAAATGCAACCACAGTTGATGTTATTGCAGAAGACACTTTTTGCAATTGAGGGCTTAGGAAGAGAGCTTTACCCTGATTTAGATCTGTGGGAAACGGCAAAACCTTATCTTGTTGATTTTGTGAAGAGAAAGCGTGGGCCAAAGGCGATCATTAAACGGTATAAACACGATCTTCCCATCTGGCTTGAACAGATTCCTGATATGATGCAAAACGGGAATATTGTTTTCCGTCAAGCTGTGAAAGGTGAGTTAAAGGTGAACCTTGCACAAACTCAATGGGAACAGTTACAAGCGATTCAAAGTGAAGAGAGTAAACGGAGAATCTTGGGTGGTGTTGGTGCTGTATTCTTATTAGCGCTGTTACTTAAATGGGATGATCTGTCATTATGGGGAACGGTTTCTATCTCATTATTAGGACTATTCTTTTTCTATCTATCGTTACGAAAAAGACGGTAA
- a CDS encoding c-type cytochrome translates to MKKLALVAILAVTTMGISMAQADTDAVIKYRKAAFTVAGWNMGILGGMLKGEVEYNPEEAVSAAKRINEMAKAVGATFVDGAYEGTNASPKIAENRAEFDADLAAFIEESGKMVEAAGEKQTLAQQMGKLGGTCKSCHDSFKLD, encoded by the coding sequence ATGAAAAAATTAGCATTAGTAGCAATTTTAGCCGTAACGACTATGGGCATTTCTATGGCACAGGCAGATACAGATGCTGTGATCAAATACCGTAAAGCAGCTTTCACAGTTGCAGGCTGGAATATGGGAATCTTAGGCGGTATGCTTAAAGGTGAAGTTGAATACAACCCAGAAGAGGCGGTATCAGCGGCAAAACGTATTAATGAAATGGCTAAGGCCGTAGGTGCAACATTCGTTGATGGCGCTTATGAAGGAACTAATGCAAGCCCTAAAATCGCAGAAAATCGTGCAGAGTTTGATGCAGATTTAGCGGCATTCATCGAAGAGAGTGGCAAAATGGTTGAAGCTGCAGGTGAAAAACAAACGCTTGCACAACAAATGGGTAAATTAGGCGGTACTTGTAAGTCTTGCCATGATTCATTCAAATTAGATTAA
- a CDS encoding polyamine ABC transporter substrate-binding protein, which yields MKKFKLATLLSLGLALGTTAVQAQEVRVYNWTDYIDPELITEFTDQTGIKVIYDTFDSNEVLLAKTLTGNSGYDIVVPSDYTLIYMTQADAVQKIDRSKLQNIGNIWPFVEERLEELPGATEYSVPYMWGTTGIAYNVDKIQELVPDAPLDSMELLFNPEYASKLASCGIYVIDSPSEFYPMLMRYLGLDPESTSDADLAKANEVLEGIRPYITKFHSSEYINAMANGDACLSLGWSGDLYLAKARAKEANAGVNIEYFIPKEGGLLWFDQLAILKNAKNVDEAYAFIDFLLDAKVNARAADYVEYATSNEAAFPYVNQELLNDKALYPSEETLSLLNVKQPYTQREQKKLMRQWLKIKAQK from the coding sequence ATGAAAAAATTTAAATTGGCAACGCTCTTATCTTTAGGTTTGGCATTAGGTACGACAGCAGTACAAGCGCAAGAAGTACGCGTTTATAACTGGACTGATTATATTGATCCAGAATTGATTACTGAATTTACCGATCAAACAGGTATTAAGGTGATCTATGATACATTCGATAGTAATGAAGTATTATTGGCAAAAACTTTAACGGGTAATTCAGGATACGATATTGTCGTACCATCAGATTATACTTTGATCTATATGACGCAGGCAGATGCGGTACAGAAGATTGATCGTAGCAAGCTACAAAATATTGGTAATATCTGGCCTTTTGTTGAGGAACGACTTGAAGAATTGCCAGGCGCGACAGAATATTCTGTCCCTTATATGTGGGGAACAACAGGTATTGCCTATAATGTGGATAAGATTCAAGAGCTCGTGCCAGATGCACCGCTTGATTCTATGGAGCTTCTTTTTAATCCCGAATATGCTTCAAAACTCGCAAGCTGCGGAATCTATGTTATTGATTCCCCGAGTGAGTTTTACCCAATGCTAATGCGTTACTTAGGATTAGATCCAGAGAGTACTTCAGATGCAGATCTTGCGAAAGCCAATGAAGTCTTGGAGGGAATTCGTCCTTATATTACGAAATTTCATTCTTCAGAATATATCAATGCCATGGCCAATGGTGATGCTTGTTTGAGTTTAGGTTGGTCGGGTGATCTCTATTTAGCAAAAGCAAGAGCGAAAGAAGCGAATGCTGGCGTGAATATTGAATACTTTATTCCGAAAGAGGGTGGTCTACTCTGGTTTGATCAATTAGCGATTCTAAAAAATGCTAAAAATGTAGATGAAGCCTATGCTTTTATCGATTTCTTATTAGATGCAAAAGTGAATGCGCGTGCGGCTGATTATGTTGAATATGCGACATCAAATGAAGCTGCTTTCCCTTATGTGAATCAAGAGTTATTGAATGATAAAGCGCTCTATCCCTCAGAGGAAACATTATCACTATTGAATGTGAAACAGCCTTATACGCAGCGGGAGCAGAAAAAACTAATGCGGCAATGGTTAAAAATTAAAGCGCAGAAATAG
- the trxB gene encoding thioredoxin-disulfide reductase, whose amino-acid sequence MSIIHHSLIILGSGPAGYTAGLYAARANLNPVIITGMQMGGQLTTTTEVDNWPSGEEGLTGPQLMEKMQAHCERFGTEIIFDHIESVDLSKRPFTLTGGNGTYSCDALIVATGASAKYLGLPSEEAYLGKGVSACATCDGFFYRDQEVVVVGGGNTAVEEALYLSAIASKVHLVHRRDSFRAEKILIDRLYQHVEDGKIELHLNYVLDEVEGDQNGVTGVKLSSTMNDGVKSLSVPGVFIAIGHTPNTVIFAEQLKMRDGYIVVRSGLEGNATATSVEGVFAAGDVMDSHYRQAITSAGTGCMAALDAERYLDSIGSIHNEESKYEI is encoded by the coding sequence ATGAGTATTATTCATCATTCATTAATTATTTTAGGATCAGGACCTGCGGGCTATACTGCGGGGCTTTATGCGGCGCGCGCTAATCTCAATCCTGTCATTATTACTGGAATGCAAATGGGCGGTCAATTGACGACCACCACAGAGGTGGATAATTGGCCTAGTGGTGAAGAGGGCTTAACAGGGCCTCAATTGATGGAGAAGATGCAAGCCCATTGCGAGCGTTTTGGCACAGAGATTATCTTTGATCATATTGAATCGGTGGATCTCTCAAAAAGACCTTTTACGCTCACCGGCGGAAATGGGACTTATAGTTGTGATGCGTTGATTGTTGCAACAGGTGCTTCAGCAAAATATCTAGGATTACCCTCAGAAGAAGCGTATCTCGGTAAAGGGGTTTCAGCTTGTGCAACCTGTGATGGTTTCTTCTATCGAGATCAAGAAGTCGTTGTTGTCGGCGGTGGGAATACCGCAGTAGAAGAGGCTCTCTATTTAAGTGCGATTGCCTCAAAAGTGCATTTAGTACATCGCCGGGATAGTTTCCGCGCAGAGAAAATTCTGATCGACCGCCTTTATCAACATGTTGAAGATGGCAAAATTGAACTTCATCTTAATTATGTACTTGATGAAGTTGAGGGTGATCAAAATGGTGTAACAGGAGTGAAGCTCTCTTCGACGATGAATGATGGCGTAAAATCATTAAGTGTACCGGGTGTATTTATTGCGATTGGACATACACCGAATACCGTGATTTTTGCAGAGCAATTGAAAATGCGTGATGGTTATATTGTGGTGCGATCGGGGTTAGAAGGGAATGCAACTGCAACTTCAGTAGAAGGGGTGTTTGCAGCGGGTGATGTGATGGATTCACATTATCGACAAGCAATCACTTCGGCGGGTACAGGATGTATGGCAGCGCTTGATGCTGAGCGTTATTTAGATAGTATTGGTAGTATTCACAACGAGGAGAGCAAGTATGAAATTTAA
- a CDS encoding phosphoglycerate kinase: MKFNTLDDLNLEGKRVLVREDLNVPIHDGAITSDARLEAALPTIQKILEKGGAVMIMSHLGRPAEGVEDEEFTLAPVAVWLNNRLGMPVPLVKNWINGVEIQPGQVKLLENVRFLEGEKKNDEALSKKMANLCDVYVMDAFATAHRKAASTYGVGMEAKEVAAGLLLEKELKALTKAIAHPEKPMVAIVGGAKVSTKLTVLNALLDKVDQLITGGGITNTLLLAKGYKVGNSLVEKDLVPEAKKLLARAEAEGKEIPLPIDVVVGKAFSADAEGVVKAISDIEADDMIMDIGPQTIELYHHILENAKTIVWNGPVGVFEFANFAEGTKKVGEAIAASSAFSIAGGGDTVSAVETFGIADKISYISTAGGAFLELLEGKVLPAVEMLEKRAN, encoded by the coding sequence ATGAAATTTAATACATTAGATGATCTTAATTTAGAAGGTAAGCGTGTTTTAGTTCGTGAAGATCTGAATGTTCCTATTCATGATGGTGCGATTACTTCCGATGCACGTTTAGAGGCAGCTCTTCCGACTATTCAAAAGATCTTAGAGAAAGGGGGCGCTGTGATGATCATGTCTCATCTAGGTCGTCCGGCAGAGGGGGTTGAAGATGAAGAATTTACTTTAGCTCCTGTCGCTGTATGGCTCAATAACCGCTTAGGAATGCCGGTTCCCCTAGTCAAAAATTGGATTAATGGGGTTGAGATTCAACCTGGACAAGTGAAACTGCTTGAGAATGTTCGCTTCCTTGAAGGAGAGAAGAAAAATGATGAAGCGCTCTCTAAAAAAATGGCGAATCTCTGTGATGTCTATGTGATGGATGCGTTTGCAACGGCACATCGTAAAGCAGCATCTACTTATGGTGTGGGGATGGAAGCGAAAGAGGTTGCTGCAGGGCTTCTTTTAGAGAAAGAGCTTAAAGCACTGACTAAAGCTATTGCGCATCCTGAAAAGCCGATGGTTGCGATTGTTGGAGGCGCAAAAGTTTCTACAAAATTAACCGTATTAAACGCCCTATTAGATAAAGTGGATCAACTCATTACCGGCGGAGGTATTACAAATACATTGCTGCTTGCGAAGGGTTATAAAGTGGGAAATAGTTTAGTGGAGAAAGATCTTGTTCCTGAAGCTAAAAAGCTATTAGCTCGTGCTGAAGCTGAAGGGAAAGAGATTCCACTACCGATCGATGTAGTGGTTGGAAAAGCATTCTCTGCAGATGCGGAAGGGGTTGTTAAAGCCATTTCTGATATAGAAGCAGATGATATGATTATGGATATTGGTCCACAAACGATTGAGCTTTATCACCATATTTTAGAGAATGCGAAAACAATCGTATGGAATGGTCCTGTAGGCGTATTTGAGTTTGCAAACTTTGCAGAAGGTACTAAGAAAGTAGGTGAAGCGATTGCCGCAAGTAGCGCATTCTCGATTGCCGGCGGTGGTGATACCGTTTCTGCGGTAGAAACGTTCGGAATTGCAGATAAAATTTCTTATATTTCAACCGCTGGGGGCGCATTCTTAGAGCTCTTAGAAGGTAAAGTATTACCTGCTGTTGAGATGTTGGAAAAGCGAGCAAATTAA